Genomic window (Sandaracinaceae bacterium):
AGGTCGCGCCACGTGGCGAGGAACACGTCACGCAGCGCGAGCGCCGCGACGCCCTCGATGCGGATCATGTCGTCGCGCCAGCCGCCGCCGCCCTCGCTCTCGGGCGCCCAGGGCTCGCCGACGTTCACGCCGCCCGTGAGCGCGACGTGCTGGTCGACGACGATGATCTTCCGGTGGTCGCGGTTGTTGACGAGGCCCACGCGGAAGCGCTGCCGCCACGGCGCGATCGGGTTGTACTCGCGCACGTCGCAGCCCGCCTCGCGCATGCCGGCGAACATCTCGTCGTCCGCCTCGAGGCTGCCGACCGCGTCGTAGATCACGCAGACCTTCACGCCCCGACGCGCCTTGTCGGAGAGCGCCTCGGCGAAGCGACGCCCCACCCGGTCGGAGCCGAACCAGTACATCTCGAAGAGGATCTCGCGCTCCGCGGACTCGACCGCGTCGAGCATCGCGGGCAGGCACGCCGCGCCGTCGTGGAGCAGCGTGACGCGGTTCCCCTGCACGAGCGCCTCGTACCGGTCGGTCCTCTTCCGCGAGAGGAGTCTGAAGCGCGGGATCCGCATGGGGGCTCCTCAGAGCCACTTCTTGCGTCGGAAGTACCACAGCATGACGAGGGAGATCGCGAGCATGAGCCCGAGCGCCCACGGATAGCCGAGCCGCCAGGCGAGCTCGGGCATGTTGTAGGGCGAGCTCGTGTCGAAGTTCATCCCGTAGAGCCCCGCCACGAAGCTCAGGGGGATGAAGATCGTGGCGATGATGGTCAGGACCTTCATCACCTCGTTCATCCGGTTGCTCACGCTCGACAGATAGACGTCGAGCAGGCCCGACGCGATGTCGCGCTGGCCCTCGACCAGCTCCACGAGCTGCACGGTGTGATCGTAGACGTCGCGCAGGAACACGCGGGTCTCCTCCGTGACCAGCTCGCGCTCCTCGCGCAGCAGGATGCTCACCGCCTCGCGCAGCGGCCAGACCGCGCGTCGCACCGCGGTCAGGTCGCGCTTGATGATGTGGATCTCGCCGACGAGCGACTCCTCGGGATTCTCCAGCACGCGATCCTCGAGCCGCTCGAGGCGATCGCCGAAGTGCTCGATGACGGGGAAGTACGCGTCGACGACGGCGTCCATCAGCGCGTAGGCGAGGTAGTCGGCGCCGCGCGAGCGGATGCGCCCGCGGCCCTGCCGGATCCGGTTGCGCACGGGCTCGAAGCAGTCGCCGTCGCGCTCCTGGAAGGTCAGGACGTACCGATCGCCGAAGAAGAGGCTGACCTGCTCGAGGTCGAGCGTGCCGTCTTCGTGGATGGAGGGCATCCGGAGCACCACGAAGGTCCTCGACGGGTACTCCTCGACCTTGGCGCGCTGGTGTGGGCTGACCACGTCCTCGAGGGCCAGCGGGTGGAGCTCGAACGCCTCCCCCACCGCGCGGATCAGCTCGACGTCGGCGAGGCCGACCACGTCCAGCCAGCCGACTGCCTGGGCGTCCATGTCCTTCTTGGCCCGGGCCGGCTTCTCTGCAACACGCTCCACGATGTCCTCGCGGCCGTACGCGATCACGCTCGCGCGGGTGGCCTGCGCGTCGGGGTGAGCGCTCAGCGTCCCGGGCGGGGCGCCGATGGGCCCGCGGGTGGACTTCCTCCGACGGGTTCTCAGGCGGCTCTTCCGTTTCGCCATGGTGATACCCTCCTACAACCATGCCCGCTTGTCCTGTTTGCAAGTCGGAACGGCTCGTGCGCGACGCCGACCACTCCCCCTTCTGCTCTCGCCGCTGCAAGCTGATCGATCTCGGTCAGTGGCTCGACGAAGGCTACCGCATCCCCGACGACGCCCCGCCCGTTCCCGGGCTCGCGCCGAGCGCGAACGGGAGGCAGCCGTGAGGGGGCTGGGCGTGGGCCTGGCGCTGCTGCTCCTGTCCGCGAGCGCCGCGGCGCAGGAGGGCGAGCCGGAAGAGCCGGCGGTCGACGCGGGCGACAGCGACACCGCGGGAGGCGCCGAGGTCGACTCGAGCGCGGACGCGGCGGGGTCCGATTCGGGATCGGGGGCGGACTCGGCTTCGGGGGCGGATTCGGTTTCGGGGGCGGGAGCGGACTCGGGAGCGGGGGCGGGAGCGGGAGCGGGAGCGGGAGCGGGTTCGGGTTCGGGTTCGGGAGCGGGTTCGGGTTCGGGTTCGGGTTCGGGAGCGGGTTCGGGAGCGCGTTCGGGAACGGGCGCGGGAACGAGCGCGGGTTCGGCGACGGGTTCGGGCTCGAGCTCGGGAGCCGGGACGATGGACGCGGGCGCGCCGGCGGGGACTCCTGGATACGCGCAGGTGATCATCCGCGAGGAAGAAGAAGAGGAGGAAGACGAGGGGGACCCCTACGACTTCCTCTGGATCGAGCTCATGGGCGGGGTCAGCTACGTCGATCTGCGCGCGATCGATCAGAACAACTACTACCCGACCTTCGTGAAGCTCAGCGGGATCGGGCCGATGGGCGGGCTCGCGCTCGGCTTCCGGATCGAGTTCCTCAGCTTCGGCGTGCGCGGCGCGCTCGCGCACTACGACGACGGCTTCGACGTCGGGACCGCGGTGGCGGAGGTGACCCTCGCGCTGCCCATCCCGATCGTGAAGCCCTTCATCCGCGTCGGCTTCGGCATGGGCTGGCACGGCGACAGCGACGTCGAGAACAGCCTCGGCGAGATGGGCGCCCGCTACCCCGAGAACGTGCAGACCACCGTGTTCGGCTTCGCGTTCTCGGGCGCGGTCGGGCTCGACATCTACCTCGCCCACTGGTTCAGCATCGGCGCCGCGGCCACGGTCGACATCCTCAACATGAACCGTCAGTCGACCGAGGAGCCCATCGAGGATCCGATGGACGTGAGCGAGGTGCGCTTCGAGGAGACGGGCGACGCGGTCGGCATCCAGGCGCGCGGTCAGGCCGTCGTCACCTTCCACCTCTGAGCCAGCCACCTCCGAGCCGCCCCGCGAGACGACTCACGGGCGGCAGCGGAGTCGGACGCGGGCCGCCACGTTCCCGCTGCGGGGAGCGGACGCGTAGTCGCCGCGGCTCGACATCACGAGCGCGTCCGGCGCGCCGATGATCTCGCCGAAGTTCGAGTTCCAGTACGCGAAGCCCCAACTCGAC
Coding sequences:
- the corA gene encoding magnesium/cobalt transporter CorA, with the translated sequence MAKRKSRLRTRRRKSTRGPIGAPPGTLSAHPDAQATRASVIAYGREDIVERVAEKPARAKKDMDAQAVGWLDVVGLADVELIRAVGEAFELHPLALEDVVSPHQRAKVEEYPSRTFVVLRMPSIHEDGTLDLEQVSLFFGDRYVLTFQERDGDCFEPVRNRIRQGRGRIRSRGADYLAYALMDAVVDAYFPVIEHFGDRLERLEDRVLENPEESLVGEIHIIKRDLTAVRRAVWPLREAVSILLREERELVTEETRVFLRDVYDHTVQLVELVEGQRDIASGLLDVYLSSVSNRMNEVMKVLTIIATIFIPLSFVAGLYGMNFDTSSPYNMPELAWRLGYPWALGLMLAISLVMLWYFRRKKWL
- the yacG gene encoding DNA gyrase inhibitor YacG, which produces MPACPVCKSERLVRDADHSPFCSRRCKLIDLGQWLDEGYRIPDDAPPVPGLAPSANGRQP